A stretch of Parvimonas micra DNA encodes these proteins:
- a CDS encoding NAD-dependent epimerase/dehydratase family protein: MKRILMTGALGQIGTELALYLGDIYGRENILATDCSDANKAAIEDIRFETLDVTDPKRMFELAKEFKADTIVNLAAILSARGESMPQLTWKVNVDGVVNTLEVARELNAKVFVPSSIAAFGAGTPLDNTPQVTIQRPNTMYGVTKVSGELLCDYYFNKFGVDVRGVRYPGIISYKTLPGAGTTDYAVHIYYEAIKNKAYTSYIGKGTQMDMLYMPDALKAVVDLMEADPSKLKDRNAFNITAMSLTPEILEESIKKYMPEFKLSYDVDPIRQAIAESWPNSLDDSAAREQWGWKPSFDLDKMTVDMLENLSKKLK, from the coding sequence ATGAAAAGGATTTTAATGACAGGAGCACTTGGACAAATCGGTACAGAATTGGCTCTTTATTTGGGGGACATTTATGGAAGAGAAAATATCTTAGCTACAGATTGCTCAGATGCAAACAAAGCGGCTATCGAAGATATTCGTTTTGAAACATTAGACGTTACTGATCCAAAAAGAATGTTTGAATTAGCTAAAGAATTTAAAGCTGATACTATAGTAAATTTAGCAGCAATACTTTCTGCTAGAGGAGAAAGTATGCCACAATTAACTTGGAAGGTTAATGTTGACGGAGTTGTAAATACTTTAGAAGTTGCAAGAGAATTAAATGCAAAAGTATTTGTACCTTCATCAATAGCAGCATTTGGAGCAGGAACTCCACTTGATAATACACCACAAGTTACTATTCAAAGACCTAATACTATGTATGGAGTAACAAAAGTTTCAGGAGAACTTTTATGCGATTACTATTTTAATAAATTTGGAGTTGACGTAAGAGGAGTTCGTTATCCAGGAATTATTTCTTATAAAACATTACCTGGTGCAGGAACAACTGACTATGCAGTTCATATTTATTATGAAGCAATTAAAAATAAAGCTTACACTTCTTATATAGGTAAAGGAACTCAAATGGATATGCTTTATATGCCAGATGCACTTAAAGCAGTTGTTGATTTAATGGAAGCTGATCCTTCAAAACTTAAAGACAGAAATGCTTTCAATATTACAGCTATGAGTTTAACTCCAGAAATTTTAGAAGAAAGCATTAAAAAATATATGCCTGAATTTAAATTAAGCTACGATGTAGATCCAATCAGACAAGCTATAGCTGAAAGCTGGCCAAATTCATTAGATGACTCTGCAGCAAGAGAACAATGGGGTTGGAAACCAAGCTTTGATTTGGATAAGATGACAGTAGATATGTTAGAAAACTTAAGTAAAAAATTAAAATAG
- a CDS encoding DUF1858 domain-containing protein, translated as MKLEKSTKIGELVEKYPEVKNFLKTLSPEYSNLDNPELFAMMKDIATLEMIAIKGGFEFDELKEKLENFINA; from the coding sequence ATGAAATTAGAAAAAAGTACAAAAATTGGTGAATTAGTTGAAAAATATCCAGAAGTTAAAAACTTCTTAAAGACTTTAAGTCCAGAATATTCAAATCTTGATAATCCAGAATTATTTGCAATGATGAAAGATATTGCAACTCTTGAAATGATTGCTATTAAAGGTGGATTTGAATTTGACGAATTAAAAGAAAAGTTAGAAAACTTTATTAATGCTTAA
- a CDS encoding DEAD/DEAH box helicase: MIENFNDFNLSKEVLKAVVEMGFEEPSPIQKQAIPTMLNNEDIIGQAQTGTGKTASFGIPIVEKVNKNSKTTQAMVLCPTRELSIQVAEEISKLAKYKGVTVVPIYGGQPIERQIRSLKMGVQVIVGTPGRVIDHIKRKTLKTENIKTFVLDEADEMFDMGFREDIEKIIGFLPYERQTTFFSATMDHEMMDFAARYQSEPRLIKVVPKELTVPKVTQYYFALKHNMKLEILSRILDVQNPKLTVVFCNTKKMVDDLTAGLQSRGYFADGLHGDLKQIQRDGVMNKFRNSTIDILVATDVAARGIDVDDVDLVINYDMPQDVEYYVHRIGRTARAGREGTAISFVSPREMNTLSQIQKYTKTKIEKRDMPTLKDLIKRHEERFMEDIKEEINKNEHTKELNLINILMSEDYSPIDIAACLLKHYNENNKLNNHEELIDVDIKKNKKKGNDKTSISNKAGKSNVTEKNSGRIYINIGSRKGVSQRHIVSALCNDANISARDIGDIEIFEKFSFVNIHKNALKDAVNNLNNAHIKGFKVLVELANKKEDSSKFSAKSKDKKNKKDKKDKKVEKSKRDKKRR; this comes from the coding sequence ATGATAGAAAATTTTAATGATTTTAATTTGTCGAAGGAAGTTTTAAAAGCCGTTGTTGAAATGGGCTTTGAAGAACCTTCTCCAATTCAAAAACAAGCAATTCCGACTATGTTAAACAACGAGGATATAATCGGTCAAGCACAAACGGGAACAGGAAAGACAGCATCGTTCGGTATTCCTATAGTAGAAAAAGTAAATAAAAACAGTAAGACAACTCAGGCTATGGTACTATGTCCAACAAGAGAATTGTCAATTCAAGTTGCAGAAGAAATTTCGAAACTTGCAAAGTATAAGGGAGTAACAGTTGTTCCAATCTATGGAGGTCAACCTATAGAAAGACAAATCCGTTCTCTAAAAATGGGAGTTCAAGTTATTGTCGGAACTCCAGGACGTGTTATAGACCATATTAAGAGAAAAACTTTAAAAACTGAAAATATTAAAACTTTTGTATTGGACGAAGCGGATGAAATGTTTGATATGGGCTTTAGAGAAGATATTGAAAAAATTATAGGCTTTTTACCTTATGAAAGACAAACAACTTTCTTCTCTGCTACAATGGATCATGAAATGATGGATTTTGCTGCAAGATACCAAAGCGAACCAAGACTTATAAAAGTCGTACCAAAGGAATTAACAGTTCCAAAGGTAACTCAATACTATTTTGCACTTAAGCATAATATGAAACTTGAAATTCTATCCCGTATTTTAGATGTTCAAAATCCAAAACTTACAGTAGTTTTTTGTAATACTAAAAAAATGGTTGATGACTTAACTGCAGGGCTTCAATCTCGTGGATATTTTGCGGATGGACTTCATGGAGATTTAAAACAAATCCAAAGAGATGGGGTAATGAATAAATTTAGAAATTCCACAATAGATATCTTGGTTGCGACAGATGTTGCTGCTCGTGGAATAGATGTTGACGATGTAGATTTAGTTATAAATTACGATATGCCTCAAGATGTGGAATACTATGTTCACAGAATAGGTAGAACTGCAAGAGCAGGTAGAGAGGGAACTGCAATAAGTTTTGTTTCTCCAAGGGAAATGAATACTTTATCTCAAATTCAAAAATACACAAAAACTAAAATAGAAAAAAGAGATATGCCAACTCTTAAAGACTTGATTAAAAGACATGAAGAAAGATTTATGGAAGACATCAAGGAAGAAATCAATAAAAATGAACATACAAAAGAGTTAAATCTTATAAATATTCTAATGAGTGAAGACTATTCTCCGATTGATATAGCTGCTTGTCTTTTAAAACATTATAATGAGAATAATAAACTTAACAATCACGAAGAGCTTATAGACGTGGATATTAAGAAGAATAAGAAAAAGGGAAATGACAAGACTTCTATTTCAAACAAGGCTGGAAAGTCAAATGTTACTGAAAAGAATTCCGGAAGAATTTATATTAACATTGGTTCAAGAAAGGGAGTTTCTCAAAGACATATAGTTTCTGCACTTTGTAATGATGCGAATATAAGCGCAAGAGATATTGGAGATATCGAAATTTTTGAAAAGTTCAGTTTTGTAAATATTCATAAAAACGCACTTAAAGATGCAGTAAATAACCTAAATAATGCTCATATTAAGGGCTTTAAGGTTTTAGTTGAACTTGCGAACAAAAAGGAAGACTCTTCAAAATTTTCTGCAAAATCTAAAGATAAGAAAAATAAAAAGGATAAAAAAGACAAAAAGGTTGAAAAATCTAAACGTGATAAAAAGAGAAGATAA
- a CDS encoding glycine C-acetyltransferase, which produces MSIHDLKFLQEKVNKLKEDGVYRKLPVLNGKNSSTIVLDGKEMVNLSANNYLGLANNPVLKKKAQEAIEKYGVGAGAVRTIIGNMDLHEELEKKLATFKKSPRAFIFQSGYDCNIGTIQAITEKGDLIISDELNHASIIDGIRMTKADKAVFKHSDMEDLERVLVEAQGKYKTILIITDGVFSMDGDLAKLPEIVKLAEKYNALTYVDDAHGSGVMGSHGRGTVDHFGLHDKVDFVIGTLSKAIGVKGGYVACNEVAYEWLNHRARPVLFSTTLSPGDTAACIASVETLIESDELQKKLWDNAKYFKEQLGKLGFNTGHSETPITPVIIGDEAKTMEFSKKLREYGVFGSAIVFPTVPRGTGRIRCMISAAHSKEELDKAVKAFELAGKDMGIL; this is translated from the coding sequence ATGAGTATTCATGATTTAAAATTTTTACAAGAAAAAGTTAATAAGTTAAAAGAAGACGGAGTTTACCGTAAATTACCTGTATTAAATGGAAAGAATTCATCAACAATTGTTCTTGATGGAAAAGAAATGGTAAATTTATCTGCAAACAACTATTTAGGACTTGCTAATAATCCAGTTTTAAAGAAAAAAGCTCAAGAAGCTATTGAAAAATATGGTGTAGGTGCTGGTGCAGTAAGAACTATCATCGGAAATATGGATTTACACGAAGAATTGGAAAAGAAATTAGCAACTTTCAAAAAATCTCCAAGAGCATTTATATTCCAATCAGGTTATGATTGTAATATAGGAACTATCCAAGCAATTACAGAAAAAGGTGATTTAATTATCTCTGATGAATTAAACCACGCTTCAATTATAGACGGTATTAGAATGACTAAAGCTGATAAAGCAGTTTTCAAACACAGTGATATGGAAGATCTTGAAAGAGTTTTAGTTGAAGCTCAAGGAAAATATAAAACAATCTTAATTATTACTGACGGTGTTTTCTCAATGGACGGAGACCTTGCAAAATTACCTGAAATTGTAAAATTAGCTGAAAAATATAATGCTTTAACTTATGTTGATGACGCTCATGGTTCAGGAGTAATGGGAAGCCACGGAAGAGGAACTGTAGATCATTTCGGGTTACATGATAAAGTTGACTTTGTTATCGGAACTCTTTCAAAAGCAATCGGAGTTAAAGGTGGATATGTTGCTTGTAACGAAGTTGCTTACGAATGGTTAAACCATAGAGCAAGACCAGTTCTATTTAGTACAACTTTATCTCCTGGAGATACTGCAGCTTGTATCGCATCTGTTGAAACTTTAATCGAATCAGATGAATTACAAAAGAAACTTTGGGATAATGCTAAATACTTTAAAGAACAATTAGGGAAATTAGGATTTAACACTGGTCATTCAGAAACTCCAATTACTCCAGTAATTATCGGAGATGAAGCTAAGACTATGGAATTTTCTAAAAAATTAAGAGAATACGGAGTATTCGGTTCAGCTATAGTATTCCCAACTGTACCAAGAGGAACAGGAAGAATTCGTTGTATGATTTCTGCAGCTCATAGTAAAGAAGAATTAGACAAAGCTGTAAAAGCATTCGAATTAGCTGGAAAAGATATGGGAATTCTTTAA
- a CDS encoding ATP-binding cassette domain-containing protein: MLQLKNISKSYKTGDLIQKALDNVSLNFRDNEFVSILGPSGSGKSTLLNIIGGLDKYEQGELLIDGISTKKYKNEDWDSYRNHTIGFVFQSYNLISHQTILANVELALTISGISKAEREQRAIDVLDKVGLKSQMHKKPNQLSGGQMQRVAIARALVNNPSIVLADEPTGALDSETSVQVMELLKEVAKDRLVIMVTHNPKLANEYSTRIVELNDGRIISDTNPFVLENESEGVHKNFGKSSMSYLTSIALSFNNLKTKFKRTLMVAIAGSIGIIGIALILGLSNGVNQFIKDTEEETMISYPIEIDKSSFSMGRMFETSSGENNDGDITEIKIIQKMLSAINKNDLSSLKEYFENDGKSINNYAKTIEYKYDITPVIYTLNKEKYVKVNPNEAMKSMGFSSNNFLFSSNSMKAFNKLPKNDSLYKDQYTLKYGSWPSNENEAIVITNSKGYLSDFIFYSLGLRDNDELLKMVKKFANREKTDVEEDNISWKYEDIVGREFKVLSSSQLYSYDSKNKVYIENSMDSTFVENLLKNNSKKIKIVGIASPNSDESTLILKPGIWYTDDLETNLRKISKESEVVKAQKESPDVNVLTNTPFGEKIKQNLDFAKLFSIDQKKLFEAFKIDISKLNFDANSMKNIDFSKYLNTSSDVDFFKNLDIKLDSDKLIGLISNILKGYLDYSSKDPSTNYSELSSSFYEFMKTDSAKNILKEFFSKMISKNSGTLITNEKITEIMKSIMSGYPEFAKKNNYTDPNKFNQYLLEYLKSPEAREKVSAETRKLLNSLRENLKIDNKDISELAEALSNGYLKYAKENNKPDPSKLKDSFNSYIATDEAKNMISSGVNDLIKGSLKGNQNSSQSFVENLMKNISTAIADNIKNVLTSSMKNLPQAISIDPSKFGNAFSMNLNEEEIKSFIMAMANSNESSYENNMKLFNYAEDNDISKISIYPKDFEAKKSIISLLDSYNEMRKNNFEEDKMITYTDLVGAILSSVTTIINVISYVLIAFVSISLIVSSIMIGVITYISVLERKKEIGILRSIGASKKNISQVFNAETGIIGLFAGLLGVGITYLLLIPINIVIRKVTEMPNITAYLSVPQAITLILISMILTLIGGFIPSKSAAKQNPVEALRTE, encoded by the coding sequence ATGTTACAGCTTAAGAATATCAGTAAAAGTTATAAAACAGGAGATTTAATTCAAAAAGCATTAGATAATGTATCTCTTAATTTTAGAGATAATGAATTTGTATCTATTCTTGGTCCGAGTGGTAGTGGAAAATCTACTCTGTTAAATATAATAGGTGGATTGGATAAGTATGAACAAGGTGAGCTTTTAATTGATGGAATATCAACAAAAAAATATAAAAATGAAGATTGGGACAGCTATAGGAATCATACAATAGGTTTTGTTTTTCAAAGTTATAATTTAATTTCTCATCAGACTATTTTGGCCAATGTGGAATTGGCTTTAACTATTTCTGGAATTTCTAAGGCTGAAAGAGAACAAAGAGCTATAGATGTACTGGATAAGGTTGGGCTTAAAAGTCAAATGCACAAAAAGCCTAATCAGTTATCAGGTGGACAAATGCAAAGAGTTGCTATAGCAAGGGCTCTTGTAAATAATCCTAGCATTGTACTTGCGGACGAACCGACAGGTGCGCTCGATTCGGAAACGAGTGTTCAAGTAATGGAGTTACTTAAAGAGGTAGCCAAGGATAGACTTGTAATAATGGTTACTCATAATCCTAAGTTGGCAAATGAATATTCGACTAGAATTGTTGAATTAAATGACGGACGAATTATTTCTGATACTAATCCTTTTGTTTTAGAGAATGAAAGTGAAGGGGTTCATAAAAATTTTGGAAAGTCTTCAATGTCATATCTAACAAGTATAGCTTTAAGTTTTAATAATTTAAAAACTAAATTCAAAAGAACTCTAATGGTAGCAATAGCTGGATCAATTGGAATAATTGGGATAGCTTTAATTTTAGGCCTATCCAATGGAGTAAATCAGTTTATTAAAGATACAGAAGAGGAAACAATGATTTCTTATCCAATAGAGATTGATAAAAGTAGTTTTTCTATGGGTAGAATGTTTGAAACATCAAGTGGAGAAAATAATGATGGAGATATAACAGAAATCAAAATTATTCAAAAGATGTTATCAGCAATTAATAAAAATGATTTATCTTCTTTAAAAGAATATTTTGAAAATGACGGAAAATCAATCAATAATTATGCTAAGACAATAGAATACAAATATGATATTACGCCTGTAATTTATACTTTAAATAAAGAAAAATATGTTAAAGTAAATCCTAATGAGGCAATGAAATCAATGGGTTTTTCTTCAAATAATTTTCTTTTTTCAAGTAATTCTATGAAAGCATTTAATAAATTACCTAAGAATGATAGTCTGTATAAGGATCAATATACTTTAAAATATGGCTCTTGGCCAAGTAACGAAAATGAAGCGATAGTAATAACTAACTCAAAGGGTTATCTATCTGATTTTATTTTTTATTCACTGGGGCTTCGTGATAATGATGAGCTTTTAAAAATGGTAAAAAAATTTGCAAATAGAGAAAAAACTGATGTAGAAGAGGATAACATCTCTTGGAAGTACGAAGATATTGTGGGTAGAGAGTTCAAAGTTTTAAGTAGCTCACAGCTTTATTCATATGACTCTAAAAATAAGGTTTATATAGAAAATTCTATGGATAGTACATTTGTAGAAAATCTTTTGAAAAATAATTCAAAAAAAATAAAAATAGTTGGAATAGCGTCTCCAAATAGTGACGAAAGTACACTCATTTTAAAACCTGGTATTTGGTATACGGATGACTTAGAAACAAATTTAAGAAAAATATCAAAAGAAAGTGAAGTTGTAAAGGCACAAAAAGAAAGCCCAGATGTTAATGTTTTAACAAATACTCCTTTTGGAGAAAAAATCAAACAAAATTTAGACTTTGCAAAGTTGTTTTCGATAGATCAGAAAAAACTGTTTGAAGCTTTTAAAATAGATATTTCTAAATTAAATTTTGATGCTAATTCAATGAAAAATATTGATTTTTCAAAATATTTAAATACTAGTTCAGATGTTGATTTTTTTAAAAATTTAGATATAAAACTCGATTCGGATAAATTAATTGGATTAATAAGTAATATTCTAAAAGGATATTTAGATTATTCTTCTAAAGATCCTTCGACTAATTATAGCGAATTGTCTAGCTCATTTTATGAATTTATGAAAACAGATTCTGCTAAAAATATTCTAAAAGAATTTTTTTCTAAGATGATTTCTAAAAATAGTGGAACTTTAATCACAAATGAAAAGATAACTGAAATAATGAAATCCATTATGTCAGGATATCCTGAATTTGCAAAAAAGAACAACTACACAGATCCTAATAAATTTAATCAATATTTACTAGAGTATTTGAAAAGTCCAGAAGCGAGAGAAAAAGTTTCAGCTGAAACTAGAAAGCTATTAAATTCTTTGAGAGAAAATTTAAAAATAGATAATAAAGATATATCAGAATTAGCAGAAGCTTTATCAAATGGATATTTGAAATATGCTAAAGAAAATAACAAGCCTGATCCATCTAAATTAAAAGATTCTTTTAATTCTTATATTGCAACTGATGAAGCAAAAAATATGATTTCTTCGGGAGTGAATGACTTAATAAAAGGTAGTTTAAAAGGAAATCAAAATTCTTCACAAAGTTTTGTGGAAAATTTGATGAAAAATATATCAACTGCAATAGCCGATAATATTAAAAATGTTCTAACATCTTCTATGAAAAATTTACCACAGGCAATATCCATAGATCCAAGTAAATTCGGAAATGCCTTTTCAATGAATTTAAATGAAGAAGAAATAAAATCTTTTATTATGGCTATGGCTAATAGTAATGAAAGTTCGTATGAGAATAATATGAAATTATTTAACTATGCGGAAGATAATGATATTTCTAAAATTAGTATATATCCTAAAGATTTTGAAGCTAAAAAATCAATAATTTCTTTGTTAGATAGCTATAATGAGATGAGGAAAAACAATTTCGAAGAGGATAAAATGATAACCTATACAGATTTAGTTGGAGCAATACTTTCTTCCGTAACTACAATTATAAATGTAATAAGTTATGTATTAATTGCTTTCGTATCCATATCGCTTATTGTTTCTTCAATTATGATTGGGGTTATAACCTATATAAGTGTGCTCGAAAGAAAGAAAGAGATTGGAATTTTAAGATCTATTGGGGCTTCGAAGAAAAATATATCACAAGTCTTTAATGCGGAAACTGGAATAATAGGCTTGTTCGCAGGACTACTTGGAGTTGGAATAACATATTTATTACTAATACCGATAAATATTGTAATAAGAAAAGTTACTGAAATGCCGAATATAACGGCTTATTTATCCGTTCCGCAGGCTATAACCTTAATCTTAATTAGTATGATTTTGACTTTAATTGGTGGATTTATTCCTTCAAAGAGCGCTGCAAAACAAAATCCAGTTGAAGCTTTAAGAACAGAATAA
- a CDS encoding S1C family serine protease, which yields MFSTQKQTKGLGSGVIVSKDGYILTNNHVVDPSKTKSVTVILSDGTKREAKVLWSDKTLDLAVIKIDPSGLNLKPVEFGDSSQVSIGDKAIAIGNPLGINLKSTLTSGYISGKDRVITLQDGSTMEGLFQTDAAINPGNSGGGLFNDKGQLIGINTAKAGNSDGIGFAIPSNLAKPILEQIIKNGKFESVTLGIKGIDVSRYNVLGQTKLPVDSGVYIHEVLSGSPAESAGLKPKDIITKVGDTKVTSNSSLKAALLNYKIGDKVKLEVYRDGKATTIEVKFEKFNLENSSNDSKNNNSKKYNKNFNGNNFGNDNEDGSDNYDGNDDN from the coding sequence ATGTTTTCCACTCAAAAACAAACAAAGGGACTTGGTTCAGGGGTTATAGTAAGTAAAGATGGTTACATTTTAACAAATAACCACGTTGTTGACCCTTCAAAAACAAAATCTGTAACAGTAATACTAAGCGACGGAACTAAAAGAGAAGCCAAAGTCTTATGGAGTGACAAAACTTTAGACTTAGCAGTTATCAAGATAGATCCAAGCGGTCTTAATTTAAAACCAGTTGAATTTGGGGACAGTTCTCAAGTTTCAATAGGTGATAAAGCTATAGCAATTGGTAATCCACTTGGTATAAATTTAAAATCAACTTTAACTTCTGGTTATATTTCAGGAAAAGATAGAGTTATTACTTTACAAGATGGATCTACTATGGAAGGTTTATTCCAAACAGATGCAGCAATAAACCCAGGAAATAGTGGTGGTGGATTATTTAATGATAAAGGACAACTTATCGGAATAAATACAGCAAAAGCTGGTAATAGTGACGGAATCGGATTTGCAATTCCTTCGAATTTGGCAAAACCTATTTTGGAACAAATAATTAAAAACGGTAAGTTCGAAAGTGTAACACTAGGTATAAAAGGTATAGATGTTTCACGATATAATGTCTTAGGACAAACAAAATTACCTGTTGACTCAGGTGTATATATTCATGAAGTTCTATCAGGTTCTCCAGCAGAATCTGCAGGACTAAAACCGAAAGATATTATTACTAAAGTTGGAGATACTAAAGTTACATCTAACTCAAGTTTAAAAGCAGCTTTATTGAACTACAAGATAGGTGATAAAGTTAAACTTGAAGTTTATAGAGATGGAAAAGCAACTACAATAGAAGTTAAATTTGAAAAATTTAATCTAGAAAATAGTAGTAATGACAGTAAGAACAACAATAGTAAAAAATATAACAAGAATTTTAACGGAAATAATTTCGGTAACGACAATGAAGACGGTAGCGATAATTATGACGGAAATGATGATAATTAA
- a CDS encoding TrmH family RNA methyltransferase: MEFCKYKKDLNFSYTMGAFPTIELLQSKNYKIISVLVHSKYDDKAGLEKICDEKGINLIYNDKIVNKLQNKENTFVIGVFEKNFAKIKKDNHILLCEPRDKGNLGTILRTALGFGFKNIAIIDGCDIFDPKTVRASMGAIFKMNVEIFKNFEDYKKTFEENNIYSFILNKDSVSLKNVEIKKPFTLMFGNESHGLENFDLSGTTSVFIEQSEDIDSFNLPIASSIAMYKFMEKE; this comes from the coding sequence ATGGAATTTTGTAAATATAAAAAAGATTTGAATTTTTCATACACAATGGGAGCTTTCCCAACGATTGAGCTTTTACAGTCAAAAAATTACAAGATTATATCAGTTTTGGTACATTCAAAATATGACGACAAAGCAGGTCTTGAAAAAATTTGTGATGAAAAAGGAATTAATTTAATTTATAATGATAAAATTGTAAATAAACTTCAAAACAAAGAAAACACATTTGTTATTGGAGTTTTTGAAAAAAACTTTGCAAAGATAAAAAAAGACAATCACATACTATTATGTGAGCCGAGAGATAAGGGAAATTTAGGGACAATTTTACGAACTGCATTGGGTTTCGGATTTAAAAATATTGCAATAATAGACGGTTGTGATATTTTTGATCCTAAAACTGTTAGAGCTTCAATGGGAGCAATCTTTAAAATGAATGTAGAAATTTTTAAAAATTTTGAAGACTACAAAAAAACTTTTGAAGAAAATAATATTTACTCTTTCATTTTAAATAAGGATTCAGTGTCTCTAAAAAATGTAGAGATTAAAAAGCCTTTTACATTGATGTTCGGAAACGAATCACATGGACTTGAAAACTTTGACTTAAGTGGAACAACTTCCGTATTCATAGAACAGAGCGAAGACATAGATAGCTTTAATTTACCAATTGCAAGTTCAATAGCAATGTATAAATTTATGGAAAAAGAATAA